The Haematobia irritans isolate KBUSLIRL chromosome 1, ASM5000362v1, whole genome shotgun sequence DNA segment ACCGGAGATCAATTGCGAGATGATTTCGCTTGGAAACTATGGGTTCCCAAAGAATTAGTTTTGGAGCTTCTTAGGAAGGCACATGATAGTCCACTTTCGTCCCACTGCGGTATAAACAAGACCTTGGATAGGATTcgtcgtttttatttttggcctAATCTGGTGAACGATGTTCGCGAGTACATTAACTCGTGTGAGATTTGCAAGAGTACGAAACATCCCAATTTTACTATGCGACCACCCATGGGAAAGACTAGCGAGACATtcagatttttccaaaaattatacGTTGACTTCCTCGGTCCTTACCCACGTTCCAAGGCAGGgaatattggaatttttattgttgtcgatcatttcagtaaattttgttttctgaaGCCTGTGAAGAAGTTCACTGCGGATGTTGTCGTTAAATATATGGAGCAAGAACTGTTTCACACTTTTGGTACCCCCGAAACTGTTGTATCCGACAACGGGTCACAATTTAAATCTTCTCAGTTTGCGAAGTTAATGGGAACGTATGGTGTCAATCATGTTTGTACTGCGGTGCATTCGCCCCAAGCTAATGCTTCGGAGAGAGTGAATCGTTCAGTACTAGCTGCGATTAGATCCTACCTTAAGCACGACCATAGCTCTTGGGATGAATACCTTAGCAACATCAGTTGTTCTCTGCGATCTTCGTTTCACACATCCATTGGTAGCTCACCATATTATATGGCTTTTGGTCAGAATATGATCACAAACGGTAAGACATACTCCCTTTTGCGAAGGCTTGAAATGCTAGAGGATCGTGGTGTTCGCTATGATAGGGATGATACTTTGGATATTGTTAGAAAGAATGCCTCTAGGAATATGGCAAAAAGGCAGGAGCAAAACGAGAGGCAGTATAACTTGCGTTCCAGAGTGGTGAATTACGTTGAAGGTCAGGAGGTATATAGGAGGAATTTCAAACAAAGCAACTTTGAAAAGGGTTATAATGCAAAATTGGCTCCACCTTTCCTGAAGGCCAGAATAAGGAAGAAAATTGGCAACGTTTACTATGAGTTAGAAGACTTGAACGGTCGTGCAATTGGTATTTATCATGCAAAAGATATAAGGCAATAGTTTTAATTTTGGATTCATTTGATCCCTCTTGCTACAAGCGGGATCAGCTTTGTGTCTCCTCCGGATCCCCAAACCTGATTTTAGCGGGGGGGAATTGTAGGGTCGCTTGTAGCACTTGGATTCATTTTGTTACACTTTCATGTAATTCGAATAATTTGGTTATAATATTGGTTTTATGATTTCATAAATAAAGCTTGGATTTGAATAGTACTTAAAACTTAGTCTACGATATGGTAGACGCAGGTTGAAGGTAGTGTTACAGAATGAGATAGATGTAAATTAAGTATATTTTcggagaaatgaaataaaaataaaataaaatgaaataaagtaaaataaaataaaataaaataaaaaaaaaatagtatccTAAAATGAGTTTTTGCCAGGATCCGAACCTGGGCATGTGTGACCATAGCAGAAGGTGTTGTCCACTGGGCTATCGAAAGCTTGAAGGACGACTTGACTATTTTCATAGTGATTCCCTCTATTGATAACGCTAGAATTGCTAGCTTGATTTATTGATCGCGTTTCttgaatatgtttttcttttttttttgggtttgggggTATTCATGCCATTTTCGAAATAGCaggaattttccaacattttttttggaaaaatccagCCTACTAACGCTGGCTTTCCATTGCGTTCTCTTGCTATAAATAGgagttcttttgcccaaattctCAGTTTATCTCGTCAATTGCTCAATTTGAAATCGGACAGCGCAGCGAACATTTAAACTTTTTGTATCctgaactaaaaatttgtcttttCATTTTGtaagtatgaaaataaaagaattgaCTGTGCTTTGTTCTTTGGATTGAAAACTTGTATGTTATTAATTAGGACGAGATAAATtggatttggacgaaatttcttCTATTTGTGGTCATTCCTTggttttttggatttttcccaGAGGATATTCGGTGGCATTTCTCCTGTATTTTGGCCTCCAATAGTCATTTCACCCGCCTGTGATTTGGGCCAGGACAAAATTATCCTGATTTTTACCGGGTTTACCATTTTTCCATACCAGGAGCGCAGGAAAACCATAAGCTGTTTTATTTCGCTAAAAGGTAATATACATGTATTGGCTTCGTCCCATCCAAGCATCGATGCTTATTTTTGGAAACCTTGTTTGTGTTTTAGGCAtcctattttttgaattttccgtGGGCATATCCGACTTGGAAGCACTCTGCATGGGTACGGGCAACCCTCAGCGAAAAACCCGCAACATTTTCCGAATTGACCCCTATATGATCTTTATTATTTTCTCCTGAAGATACCATAGATTTTTTGGCTGGTCCAGATCGAACCACGAATATTGTGGAGTGATTGTGTGAAAAGAAAAGTGTTCGCTAcagtttttatagtttttttgctGTCCGGTTTAAAGTAAAACAAAGAcattaaatttgaattgaatccggaaagtttttagtttaaaaagtagttattttaatttttttttagttaaagttttgtaaatatgCAGATATCGTGTTGTTAAATCGTTTCGGTTTCGTATGTATGTGAGTGAAAATCGGTCGTAAATTGATTATTTAAATCAACCAAAAACCACAAAGacaattaaatacaattatatTTCAACATTTACGACACCAACAAcaccaatataaaccaaattcaaaaatttagtgaTTTACCGGATATCCCATGAAGGATCCTTCAACGTTGGAACCAATAAGTAGTAAGTCATTTATTTCCTTTTCCTATACATATTCCCGGCATTACCAACCATCAAAACACTGGTTTtagttttgcaacaaaaatcattattttGCAAAGTCACCAAGAAGGGGAATTTTCTCCTAATATTGATGTTTGGTGTGTAGGTGAATAACTTTTACATGTAACCACGATCAAAAGTCACCCAACGCTCACGTAGTTATTTTGCCAATCAATCAAAAATCAGTTGATAGCCCAGTGGGAGCACTCACGACTTCCAACCATAAGGTTGGGGGATCGAGCCCGCTTTcggtcatttaatttttttttttcattttcaatttccttgtttttaatttcatcttggttttattttttttattatgttgtttttgttaattaataaaattaatacttttttttatttttataaaatcaaatattatttattattgactTTTATGATGGTGTggtgaatatatattttagtgTAATTAAAAACAGTATTTGCCACTCATTATAATTGTGCATTTGGCCAACCACCCATAAGTCATTAGTTAGCCTAGTGGTAAGACTCGCGGCTTGCAATCGTGAGGTCGTAGGTTCGAGCCCGGTTTGGgtgatgtgattttttttcttttgtgcaAAGTAACGCATTTTTatcttattaaaaattgttttatatgatTTTGAAAGTAAAAATAGCAGTGATTGATATAAAATCTCGATAATGGTGACaaagttttgattttgattataTGTAAAGTGTAtcttgtattgttgttgttgtatggaCATATAAAGCCACACTATCGAATCCCGGCTCAGTTGagggaaaattaattttctttaattttctttaattttcggattttctcgttttttttatgattcgaaaatttaaaagaacGCGTATCTTGAAAATTGAGATTCAATATCTTGATCCTAAGCCCTAGTGTGAGAGAGGGTTGTGCTATCGAATACTATCGGgttggagaaaaaaaataattttatattttgcttaaacttgattttttcgtttttttattattttaaatttcggaaaacctaaaaattagtaaaagtaaaagttaaaaattaatttaaatctggttttggtttaatttactttttttttcgttattaaaAATGATTTCGGTTTATCTTTGAATATTATTGGATTTTTCgcggtacaaatatatttaaccactcctatacatatacatatttatatataccatGATATCCGAACTGGATATATTCTTTTTCAgctattttgtttctgtaaataTTCGTGAAATAACCGATCTCTGCATATCAATAGtgtattattctttttttatttgctttgcatttgcatttttttgggaTAAAATGAAATATTAGGAATATAATGATTAgtgttaaggaaattttgtatgggTATAATtcagtattttttatttgtttacaaatttCGTTACGTATTAAATGCTTTTggattatttcgaaatattaattgaatttctTTGCAAGTTGTCTTGATTTTAAGATGAAATGTTTTCTATGAATTATTCGGttgaataaataattatggagcactaaatatatattttttttgatttcctaACTGGGAGATGGGTTGAAGGTTGTTTGGGACCATGTATAAATTCATTGCATACGGCTCATGGTCAAGGTTGGGAGGGGTAATATCAGATGTCATCATCCACACATCTGCTTAGCATcgagttttcttaatttttcccGATTCTTTCTATCCTATCCATCTTATTTTATCGCACGCATATTTTAAGTAATAGTTATTCTGTGGTTTTTTTGGCACATACTGAACCTGGTAGTTAAGTTTGAACCCCACCGATAGCCGACGAGCAGAGGCCGGATACCAGATGCGTGCCACTACATATTGGTTCAGAGCAGACTTGCCCCTATTAGGAATTCCTAGAACGTTGTATGCTACatatcatttaaaattaattttcttgataTGACTATTAAATCtaaaacaaattgtttatttcGTTTGAAACTAAGTCTAAGATAAAACTGACCACATATTTATATTTTGCGTTTATTCAATGAATTCACAACTTAGAAGTTTTATATTGCCGGcaattttctacattttatgCTTGAAAGAATTTCTGAAGGAAATTCTATGGCATTTGCCACAAatgataattgttttgtttgttataacGTGTTTCTGGTCATTTGAAAAGATTGCAGAAAATTATTGTTATTGCACATTTATAGTTTTGCACATATGTACATACAAAGGCATACCACATTCATCGCCTACAAAGAGATATGCTCATGGCCCcacaactatagaaaatttctgtattAATAATGAACCCAGTATTTCTTAGATTTCCTATATCTAAGAATAGAATGTGAAAATGTCTATGGTTTTGTGATGGTGATAAAATAtctcttattttttttatagactacGAAAAGGCATTTTTATCTTTTAAACGGGAAACGGATATGTTATAAGAGAGTCCATGTACACTGTTGGCCAtgtgagtgtgcgtgtgtgtgagcGACTTGCTTCTTTGCGCCTAATACATTTTGACCTTAAagtaatattttcatatttattgaaaatgccCTGGCTATAGGATTTACTTTTGCGAACATTGAAGCTATCCCATATTGGTTATGGAATATGTATTTTTTGCTTTCATATAGATACTAAATATAGGAGAATTTAAGtgagtgtgtgagtgtgtgtgatttATGATGTTGGCtgtacatatatatgcatattacaTAGATATTTCCCACTTGTATTGGTTGTTTGCTTAATTTTGCGATTTCATAAAGTCATTTGCGCCATATTAAATTGCAATCTTAGGTTTATCGCCTGAATGACCCATCAAAGGCAATATGTTTATATCTTGaataatatcaatattttttatttagtccGTTATTTCGAgcaggtttttttttgttttcttaaaaaaaatcaactagCAAATAAAATCATAGAAATAGTATTAATTTTTCTCAATGATACTTCAACACCGTATGAGAAACACAAAAGTATATTGGGTCTTTGTAAGTTTACTCCAGAGGAAATACTTGACATATTTGTTTTCTGCAAttgatattgaaattttaattaagatatATTTTAGTATTGCTTACAATGTACTTGACATGGTGATATCAGGAATTTCTATTTCATTTCCCAGCGCaagaatattaattaattaaaaaatatcgaattttatttattttatttgttgttcttAGCTCCAAGagattacaaataaattttagtaacaatctacaaattattatattttcttcctatatatttttaacaggttgcctgataagtccccggtctaacaaagaaaaacacatttttttttgtcaaaattcgtttttattattcaacatagttcccttcaagagcgatacaacgattataacgaccttccaattttttgataccattttggtagtactccttcggttttgcctcgaaataggcctcagtttcggcggtcACCTCTTCattcagccaaattttttccctgcgagcatccttttgaggtctgagaacaagaaaaagtcgctgggggccagatctggagaatacggtggatggggaagcaattcgaagcccaaatcatgaatttttgccatcgttctcaatgacttgtggcacggtgcgttgtattGACACAAcacctttttcttcttcatatggggccgttttgccgtgatttcgacgttcaaacgctccaataacgccatataatagtcactgttgatggtttttcccttctcaagataatcgataaaaattattccatgcgcatcccaaaaaacagaggccattactttgccagcggacttttgagtctttccacgcttcggagacggttcaccggtcgctgtccactcagccgactgtcaattGGACACAGGAGTGTACTGCTGGAGTCAtgcttcatccattgtcacatatcgacggaaaaacttgggtgtattacgagttaacagctgcaaacaccgctcagtatcattaacacgttgtttttggtcaaatgtgagctctcgcggcacccattttgcacagagcttccgcatatccaaatattgatgaatgatatgaccaacacgttcctttgatatctttaaggcctttgctatctcgatcgacttcattttgcggtcattcaaaatcattttgttgatttttttgttgttttcgttggtaaccacctctttcgggcgatcACTGCATTCAccttcctccgtgctcatttcaccacgcttgaattttgcataccaatcaattatccctggggcagagcccggaaactcataagcaagccaagtttttgattCCACCGTATttccacgaaattcctttttttccatttttttcacaataacaaaagttgcttcacaaaagacgctctacctCCAAACTAATAGActtacaaacgtcaaattttgacacgaatcatttgaaggttggtacttggcatttaatactagcgacgccatctatgtgtcagactggggacttatcaaccaacctgttattttcgcGTAATTTTGTATCATGCAATATATActggcgattttacatcttCCTACATTATGGGTTTTGGCCCATATTCGGCTAAATCGGAACATCAATGCCCAAGtcggaaaattttcaatcaaatcgATGTTTCTTTTGAATCGTCCCTGATTCGCAAATTGGGTGTGGTCATAATTTCCCAACTTGGACGTACATatacatggaagctatatctaaatctgaaacaaaataaataggcttctgttctgacccaaaacagataCTTGTACTAAATCTTATTTGACTAAAACTACAACTTAGACATTGATTATGAAActatgttcacagacagatggacttGGTATCGACTAAGGGGTTTGCCCTGAGTATTATTTCCAcaggcaccatgtgtctatctcgtttccttctgggtgttgcaaacatatgcactaacttataatactctgttatactgagtggtgcagggtataaataacAACGTTCTTGAtagccgtttttataccctccatcataggatgggggtatattaactttgtcattccgtttgtaacacatcgaaatattgctctaagaccccataaagtatatatatgctgtgtcctggtgaaattcttagtcgatctgagcatgtccgtccgtccgtccgtccgtccgtctgttgaaatcacgctaacttccgaacgaaacaagctatcgacttgaaatttggcacaagtagtttttatcgatgtaggtcagatggtattgaaaatgggccatatcggtccacttttacgtatagcccccatataaagggaccctcagatttggcttgtggtgcctctaacagaagcatatttcatccgatccggctgaaatttggtacatggtgttggtatatggtctctaacaaccatgcaaaaatcggtccacatcggtccataattatatatagcccccatataaaccgatccccaaatttggcttacggagcctaaaagagaagcaaatttcattcgatccggctgaaatttggtacatggtgttggtgtatggtctctaacaaccatgcaaaaattgatccacatcggtccataattatatatagcccccatataaaccgatccccagatttggcttgcggagcctcaaagagaagtaaatttcatccgatccggctgaaatttggtacatgatgttggtatatggtctctaacaaccatgcaaaaattggtccacatcggttcataattatatatagcccccatataaaccgatccccagatttggcttgcgaagtctccaagagaagcaaatttcatccaagccggttgtaatttggaacatggtgttagtatatgatctttaataaccgtgccagaattggtccatatcggtccataattatatatagcccccatataaaacgttctccagatttgacctccggagcctcttggaggagcaaaattcatccgatccggttcaaattaggaacgtggtgttagtatatggtcgctaacaaccataccaaaattggtccaatcacacaaaaattggtccacatcggttcataatcatagttgccactagagccaaaaataatctaccaaaactttatttctatagaaaattttgtgaaaattttatttctatagaaataaaattttcacaaaattttctatagaaataaagttttggtagattatttttggctctagtggcaactatgattatgaaccgatgtggaccaatttttgtgtgattggaccaattttggtatggttgttagcgaccatatactaacaccacgttcctaatttgaaccggatcggatgaattttgctcctccaagaggctccggaggtcaaatctggagaacgttttatatgggggctatatataattatggaccgatatggaccaattctggcacggttattaaagatcatatactaacaccatgttccaaattacaaccggcttggatgaaatttgcttctcttggagacttcgcaagccaaatctggggatcggtttatatgggggctatatataattatgaaccgatgtggaccaatttttgcatggttgttagagaccatataccaacatcatgtaccaaatttcagccggatcggatgaaatttacttctctttgaggctccgcaagccaaatctggggatcggtttatatgggggctatatataattatggaccgatgtggatcaatttttgcatggttgttagagaccatacaccaacaccatgtaccaaatttcagccggatcgaatgaaatttgcttctcttttaggctccgtaagccaaatttggggatcggtttatatgggggctatatataattatggaccgatgtggaccgatttttgcatggttgttagagaccatataccaacaccatgtaccaaatttcagccggatcggatgaaatatgcttctgttagaggcaccacaagccaaatctgagggtccctttatatgggggctatacgtaaaagtggaccgatatggcccattttcaataccatctgacctacatcgataaaaactacttgtgccaaatttcaagtcgatagcttgtttcgttcggaagttagcgtgatttcaacagacggacggacggacggacggacggacatgctcagatcgactaagaatttcaccaggacacagcatatatatactttatggggtcttagagcaatatttcgatgtgttacaaacggaatgacaaagttaatatacccccatcctatgatggagggtataaaaacggctaTCAAGAACGTTgttatttataccctgcaccactcagtataacagagtattataagttagtgcatatgtttgcaacacccagaaggaaacgagatagacacatggtgcctgTGGAAATAATACTCAGGGCAAACCCCTTAGTCGATACCaagtccatctgtctgtgaacatagTTTCATAATCAATGTCTAAGTTGTAGTTTTAGTCAAATAAGATTTAGTACAAGtatctgttttgggtcagaacagaagcctatttattttgtttcagatttagatatagcttccatgtatATGTACGTCCAAGTTGGGAAATTATGACCACACCCAATTTGCGAATCAGGGACGATTCAAAAGAAACATcgatttgattgaaaattttccgaCTTGGGCATTGATGTTCCGATTTAGCCGAATATGGGCCAAAACCCATAATGTAGGaagatgtaaaatcgccagTATATATTGCATGATACAAAATTACgcgaaaataacaggttggttgataagtccccagtctgacacatagatggcgtcgctagtattaaatgccaagtaccaaccttcaaatgattcgtgtcaaaatttgacgtttgtaagTCTATTAGTTTGGaggtagagcgtcttttgtgaagcaacttttgttattgtgaaaaaaatggaaaaaaaggaatttcgtggaaATACGGTGGaatcaaaaacttggcttgcttatgagtttccgggctctgccccagggataattgattggtatgcaaaattcaagcgtggtgaaatgagcacggaggaaggTGAATGCAGTgatcgcccgaaagaggtggttaccaacgaaaacaacaaaaaaatcaacaaaatgattttgaatgaccgcaaaatgaagtcgatcgagatagcaaaggccttaaagatatcaaaggaacgtgttggtcatatcattcatcaatatttggatatgcggaagctctgtgcaaaatgggtgccgcgagagctcacatttgaccaaaaacaacgtgttaatgatactgagcggtgtttgcagctgttaactcgtaatacacccaagtttttccgtcgatatgtgacaatggatgaagcaTGACTCCAGCAGTACACTCCTGTGTCCaattgacagtcggctgagtggacagcgaccggtgaaccgtctccgaagcgtggaaagactcaaaagtccgctggcaaagtaatggcctctgttttttgggatgcgcatggaataatttttatcgattatcttgagaagggaaaaaccatcaacagtgactattatatggcgttattggagcgtttgaacgtcgaaatcacggcaaaacggccccatatgaagaagaaaaaggtgTTGTGTCaatacaacgcaccgtgccacaagtcattgagaacgatggcaaaaattcatgatttgggcttcgaattgcttccccatccaccgtattctccagatctggcccccagcgactttttcttgttctcagacctcaaaaggatgctcgcagggaaaaaatttggctgaatGAAGAGGTgaccgccgaaactgaggcctatttcgaggcaaaaccgaaggagtactaccaaaatggtatcaaaaaattggaaggtcgttataatcgttgtatcgctcttgaagggaactatgttgaataataaaaacgaattttgacaaaaaaaaatgtgtttttctttgttagaccggggacttatcaggcaacctgttaaaa contains these protein-coding regions:
- the LOC142221299 gene encoding uncharacterized protein LOC142221299; amino-acid sequence: MEQELFHTFGTPETVVSDNGSQFKSSQFAKLMGTYGVNHVCTAVHSPQANASERVNRSVLAAIRSYLKHDHSSWDEYLSNISCSLRSSFHTSIGSSPYYMAFGQNMITNGKTYSLLRRLEMLEDRGVRYDRDDTLDIVRKNASRNMAKRQEQNERQYNLRSRVVNYVEGQEVYRRNFKQSNFEKGYNAKLAPPFLKARIRKKIGNVYYELEDLNGRAIGIYHAKDIRQ